CCCGTAACCGGCCCAACCCAGGAAGTAGGCCCCGGTCACGACACGCTCCTGCAATTCCTTTTCGGGCGTGATAGCGCGAAGAAGGGCCTGTTCGTGGCGTGCCAGGACGTCTGAACGGCTAAGCGCCGAACGCGTCAGCTTGCCCTTCAGTTTTTCGATCTGATATTGAATCTTCTCTTCTGCGTGGCCGAGGGTATCCAGCAATGTCGGGTCGAGAATCTCGATATCTTTTCGCAATCGAGATAAAACATCCGCCAGGTCCTTCTCCGTCTGCTCAAACCGTTCGGACCAGCCTTGCGAAAATGCTGTGGAAGCAATACGCTGAGTCAGATGGTCCCGGCCGCGCCAGACGTCCTCAACACCAACCTGATATTTCTCCAGCCAGCGCTCAATGCGCCGGTCAACAAGAGTGAAGCCACACCGAGGAAAGATTGCGGGCATCGGCCGGCCAAAAGCTGGATAGAGTACATGTGACTGGCCTAGATACGCCAGTTCGGAGGGTCCGGCAACGTAAGCAATAGTTGGCAACAGCGTGTCCTGCACAAGCGGTCGAAGCAGGACATTGGCAGAGAAATTAAGCGGCCTGTCCAGTATCTCGTTTTCCAGATCCGCAATGGAGGCAGTCTCGCCGTCCCCAATGAAAAACTCTTTCCCGCTGCCGCCGGCACCGTGTATTGGCAAACGGTTTCCCTCGCGCTCGACAAAGAGGAGGGTGGAATCTTCTGCGATGTGGACCTGGGCGTGGTAGCCTGTGCGGACCAATTCCGCGGAACGGTCCCGGAGCAAAGACCGAAATTCTTCCGACTGCTGTAAAGCCTTTTGAAATATTGGGGCGGCGAGCGTGTGGACCGTCTTGTCCATCGGGTCGAGAAGAATAACGCCCCAGTGGTCGAACAGGCGGGTTAGAAACTGCGCAAATGCTTGTGACCAAGTGGCCCCAGGATAGTATGCGGCGCGAAGGTCTGCAATCACTTGAGGACGCTCACCGGTATGCGGGAGCAGAGATTCCAGTTGGTCAAGCACCCCACCAATGCTCTCCGTTAATTTCACTCTACCGACAGGTGATTGAGGTGCAGGCCTCTGCCCCGGATCGTGTAAATGAACGGCCTCGTAATCGTCGTTAAGTGTGTAGGTCTGCGCCACTTCTTCCAGGTCATGGTCTTCGGAGGCCAGCCAGAATACTGGCACTGTTTTGAGTCCTCGTGCATTAAGTGAATGCGACAATCGGATGGCCGTTAAAGCCTTGTACAGGGTGAATGCCGGACCTGAAAAAAGCCCGATCTGCTGGCCGGTGACCACCGCCATCGTCTCGGTATCGCTGAGGCGCTGAATGTTCTGTAATGTTTTGTCGCCGGCCCCGAAACCCCTATTTTGCCTGAGCAAAACGTCAACAAGTGTCTTCCGATTAATATGGAAGTTAAGGAGCTGCTGCTTCAGGCGGTCATAAGTTTCAGCAGAAAATGGAGAGCCATCATAGTAGCGGGCAATATTCTCGTGCCGCTCCATGTAATCAAGCAGGAGCTTGCTCGATTTTGGAACCTGAGAAAACGGCAGCGACAGGCTATCCATAATTATTCCATGCTACGGTGCGACCAAAATTGCAACAACGCCTGGCGAAAACGGACGGCAGCTCTATAATCGATGCTGCAAAAGGGCGTAACGATTCTAATTCGGGTTGAAAAATCAGGCAGCCCGGGGCCGCCTTGGACGAATGCCAACCCCCCTCAGAGCCGAAGCGACCTTCCGTTCTTCGGCAGGACTTAATGGCAGCAGAGGGCTACGTGGTTTTCCGCCCCGGTACCCGCAAAAGTCGAGAGCGTATTTAATTCCTGGGATTCCGGCACGAACGTTCACTTCCTGCACTAGCGACAAGATGCTTTGCTGCAGTTTCCTTGCATTTTCAAGATCGCCCTGGAGATAAAGTCTGTAGATTTGGAGACAAAGGTCCGGAATGTAGTTGGCCGGACCCAAAACAGCGCCCGCAGCCCCAGCCTGAAAGGCATCCAGCATGATCAACGCCGAGCCCGCCAGAACTCGAAAACCCGCTTTAGATTTCTTCAGGATCTCGCGCAAGAACTCCATTTTTCCTGAACTTTCCTTTAGCCCAGCAATATTGTCGTGGCGCGAAAGACGGGCAATCGTCTCCGGGTCGATGTTGATCCCCGTAAACTGTGGGATGGAATAAATCAGGACTGGCCGTCCGACCGAATCGGCCACAGTCGTAAAGTGCGCAGTGAGGGCAGCGGAATCCATGCGGTTCTTGAAATAGCCCGGCGTCAGCACGAGCAATGCGTCTGCGCCGCGTTTCACGGCCTCCCTGCTCAGTTGGATTGTCTCGCGCGTTGTTTCAACTCCAGTCCCAACCATCAAAACCTGCGGGGCGGGTATCAATGGCCGGGCCATTTCCACCAACCTCATCCTTTCGCGCTCGGTCAGGTAGGGACCTTCTCCCGTTGACCCTGCTATTAGAATGCCGTCAAAACCCTGCTCCACGTACCGTCGCACGTTGGTGCGGAAGCCCGCCTCGTCAATATCTCCGCGCCGATTAAACGGCGTCACAACAGGGACAAAAATTCCCTTAATCTGAGCGAGAGCCTCTTTACTTGTCATGGGGATCAGCCACCTGCGTTGAGGGTTTTACTGATGCCGAAGCTCTGTGCCGCCGTCTGATCCTTCAGATGGAGCTCCTGGAGACAGGCGACTGCAATGCCCTGTTCGCGCTGGGCGCGGATGCCGTTCACAGCGGCCGTCGCCGCGGAAATAGTGGTAATACAGGTCACTCCGTGCTGGATTGCCGCGCGGCGGATGGCTTTTTCATCGTACCGCGAAGTGCGGCCAAGAGGGGTATTAATGATCAGGTCAATGGAAGAATTCTTAATATGGTCGACCACATTCGGCCGCCCCTCTTCCACCTTATAGACCTTCTCTACCTTGACTCTAGCCGCACGGATGGCCGCGGCGGTTCCCCTGGTCGCGATCAGCCTGAAGCCCAGGGCGGCAAGGTCGCGCGCCAGGCTGACGGCGTGGGGCTTGTCGTGGTCATTGACTGAAATAAAGACAGTGCCTTTTAGCGGGATCTTTTGGCCGGCGGCAAGCTGGGCTTTGGCGAAGGCCAGGCCGAAGCCGTCTGCGCAGCCCATTACTTCGCCGGTCGATTTCATCTCCGGCCCCAGCACCGAGTCGACTCCAGGAAACTTCTGGAACGGAAACACGGGAGACTTTACATAAAAGTAGTGGACAGGAAGTTCAGGTTCGAGGTTGAACAAATTCAGCTTTTCGCCTACCATCAGCCGCGCTGCAATTTTGGCCAGAGGCACGCCGGTCGCCTTGCTCACATATGGCACTGTCCTCGATGCCCGGGGGTTCACTTCCAACACGTGAACCTTTCCGTTCTGGATGGCGTACTGCGTGTTCATCAGTCCGATAACCCTCAGTTCGCGAGCCAGCTTGGTCGTATAGTCAATGAGCGTACGGCGGGTTTCTTCCGGAATGTTCACGGAGGGCAACACGCAGGAACTGTCACCCGAATGGATGCCGGCCTCCTCAATGTGTTCCATAATGCCCGCGATCACCACGTCGGTTCCATCCGATAGAGCGTCAACGTCAACCTCGGTGGCGTTCTCGAGGAAACGGTCTATCAGGATCGGGAACGCACCCTCAAGTTCCTCCGCGCGGCCCACATAATTCGCCAGCACCTTATGGTCGTAGGCTATCACCATGGCGCGCCCACCCAGCACGTACGATGGCCGAACGAGAACTGGATAGCCAATCCGCTTGGCAACCTCGAGCGCCTCTTTCACACTCATGGCGGTTCCGTTTTCAGGCTGTGGGATCTCCATGTCTCTGAGCAGTTTTCCAAAATATTTGCGATCTTCAGCCAGATTGATGGATTCCGGCGAGGTGCCAATAATCGGAACGCCTGCCGCCTTGAGATGGCGCGATAGGTTCAGGGGCGTTTGGCCGCCAAACTGGACAATGACACCGACCGGGTGTTCTGCTTCGACAATCGACATGACGTCTTCAAAGGTCAGCGGCTCAAAATAGAGCCGGTCTGAAGTGTCGTAATCGGTCGAGACGGTTTCGGGGTTACAGTTCACCATGATCGTCTCGTAGCCCTGTTCCTTCAGCGCGTAAGACGCGTGAACGCAACAGTAGTCGAACTCGATTCCCTGCCCAATGCGGTTGGGGCCACTGCCAAGAATCATGATCTTCTTGCGGTCGGTTGGCTCCGATTCATCCTCGTCTTCGTAGGTTGAATAGAGATATGGCGTAAAGGATTCAAACTCTGCTGAACAGGTGTCAACACGCTTGAAGACGGGTCGGATACTCTCCTGGAGCCGTTTTTGACGAACCTCAGGTCCGCTTACTCCCCACAATTCGCCTAAGTGAATATCTGAGAAGCCCAGCCGTTTTGCTTCGCGCAGCACACTTGCAGGCACACTCTTCATGTCAAACCGCTTGAGCTCATTTTGCATCACCACCATCTGGCGGACCTGGTCAAGGAACCAGGGATCGATCTGGGTAATTTCGGCAAGCGTCTCGACGCTCTCGCCTGCGTTAAAGGCATATAGCAGGTCCCACACACGCTCGGGATTCGGGATGGAAACTCGACGGAGGATATCGTCGCGGTCGGACGGTGGCTTGGGAGGTTTGCGGCCCGTTTCAAGCGACCGAATACCCTTCATGAAGGCTTCTTTGAAAGTCCGCCCGATCGCCATGACTTCCCCAACGGACTTCATCTGCGTGCCCAACCTGGGGTCGGATTCCGGGAACTTTTCCTGCGCCCACTTGGGGATTTTCACTACGACGTAATCGAGCGTGGGCTCGAAGCAGCAAGGGGTTTTCTTGGTAATGTCATTAGGAAGTTCGTCCAGCCGGTAACCCATGGCGAGGCGTGCCGCAATTTTGGCAATGGGAAATCCCGTGGCCTTTGAGGCCAACGCCGAGCTGCGCGAAACGCGGGGGTTCATTTCAATCACCACCATGCGTCCTGTTCCGGGCTCAACCGCAAATTGAATATTGGAGCCTCCGGTCTCGACACCTACAGTGCGGATTACCTTAAACGCGGCGTCGCGCATAATCTGGTATTCCTTGTCGGTGAGGGTCTGCGCAGGCGCCACGGTGATGGAATCACCCGTATGGACTCCCATGGGATCAAAATTCTCAATGCTGCAGATCACGACAGCGTTGTCCGCGTGGTCGCGCATGACTTCCAGCTCGAATTCTTTCCAGCCCAGAACGGATTCTTCCACCAGCACTTCGTGGACTGGGCTCAGGTCAAGCCCAAATCGGATGCGTTCGGCCAGCTCTTCGCGGTTATATGCGATGCCGGAGCCCGTCCCACCCAGGGTAAATGACGGCCGAAGAATCAGTGGGAAACCTATTTGATCAGAAACCTTCAGCGCCGCTTCTACCGTGTTGACCAGCACGCTCCGTGGGACGTCAAGGCCGATCTTCTTCATTGCGTCCTTAAACCAGAGCCGGTCTTCAGCGATCTTTATGGCCTTAGGCGAAGCGCCCATCAGCCGGACGCCGTAGCGGTCAAGAATGCCTTTTTCCGCCAGTTCGATAGCAAGGTTCAACGCGGTCTGGCCGCCCACCGTGGGCAGGATGGCATCGGGACGCTCACGGGCAATGATGGCTTCCAGATACTCAGTTGTCAGGGGTTCGACGTAGGTGCGGTCGGCAAATTCCGGATCGGTCATGATCGTGGCTGGATTGGAGTTGACCAGCACGACCTCATAGCCGTCGGCCTTGAGAGCTTTGCAAGCCTGCGTGCCAGAATAGTCGAACTCACAGGCCTGGCCGATTACAATCGGCCCGGAACCAATTATGAGAACCTTGTGGATGTCAGTACGTTTGGGCATTGCATCACTTCTAACTTGTCAATTGCAAATCAACATGCGTTATAGGTCGTCGCCGGGCTCCGCTGTCCGTTCTATCCTTTCAACTCTCTAAATTCTTCCATCAATTTCACAAACTGGTCGAACAGGTACGCCGAATCATGCGGGCCGGGCGATGCTTCCGGATGATACTGCACTGTAAAAAGCGGCAATGAGCGGTGGCGAAGCCCTTCGAGAGTATTATCATTCAAATTGCGGTGCGTTAGTATTACGTCGCTGTCATTTAGCGAATCGGGGTCCACAGCAAACCCGTGATTGTGCGCCGTGATCTCTACTTTATTGGTCTCAAGGTTGATCACCGGATGGTTACCACCGTGGTGCCCGAACTTCAGCTTATATGTCCTGCCGCCAAGCGCCAGCCCTATCAACTGATGTCCAAGGCAAATTCCAAAGATCGGGACACGTCCCATCAGATCACGGATGTTCCGCACCCCATAATCAACGGGTTCGGGGTCGCCTGGCCCATTGGAGAGAAAGACGCCGTCGGGTCTCAACGCCAACACCTCCGTGGCAGAAGTAGTCGCCGGGATAACCGTGACCTTGCATCCGGAATCCACCAGCCGACGAAGAATGTTGTGCTTGATGCCAAAATCGTAAGCCACCACGTGCCGCGGGAATTTGCCTTCCTTTGCCGCTTCTTCCTGATAAATATCAATCGAAGGCTCGCTCCAGCCGTAGCGCGCAGAAGTCGTCACCCGGCTGGCGAGGTCCAGGCCGACCATGGTAGGCGATTCTTTCACCTTGCGGAGGAGACTCTGCTCGTCAAAATCGACAGTGGACAACACGGCGCGCATGCTTCCATGAGTGCGGAGGTGGCGCACCAGGGCGCGTGTGTCAATGTCGGAAATAACTGGGATTCCAAAATCCGCAAGAAACTCTGAAGCTGATTCAACCGACCGCCAATTGCTGGCAAGTTGAGCAAGCTCACGAACCACAAGCCCTTCCGCAAAAGGAGAAGACGCTTCTGAATCCAGCGGATTAGTCCCGTAATTGCCGATATGCGGATACGTGAGGCAGACAATCTGGCCGGCGTAGGAGGGATCGGTCAGGATTTCCTGATAACCCGAAAGGGAGGTATTAAAAACTAATTCCCCAAAACGTTCGCCTGGGGCGCCATATCCGCGCCCACGAAAAATTTTCCCGTCCTCTAAAGCGAGAATCGCCTGCATTCGTTCTCCGTCCGGAGACTGCTGGATCCCTGTTGCGCGCTTCTATTCAACTGGCTCATGTCACCCGGATGATATATTTCAAGAGTCCCCAATGGCAATTCCATGTGATGAATCCAAGTCCGTGAAAACATTTTCAACTTGCCCACACGGTTCGCCAGCCTAATGCAACAAGCCCGCGTCACTGAGAGGCCAATAGGCAAAGACTGCCTTCCCGTAGATGAATTTCCGTGCAACCCCTCCCCACTTGCGGCTGTCGTTTGATACATCCCGATGATCACCCAGCACGTAATAGTGGTTCTGAGCCACATGGACGGAACGGCACGTCTCGTAGTCCATATAGGCCGGCAGGATATAAGGCTCGCTCACTCGCTTGCCATTAACAAAAACCTGGCCGTCTCTGATGCTCACCCAGTCCCCTGGCAGCCCGACAACCCGCTTAATAAAGGATTCAGCAGGATCCAGCGGGTAGTGGAACACGATAATGTCGCCACGTCGGATGGATTCAACATGGTAGGCAAACTTGTTGACAATAATCCGCTCATGGTTCTTCAGCAGCGGAAGCATGCTGTTCCCTTCAACCTGTACCGGCTGGTAAAAAAGCAAAAGGACAGTCACGGCCAGCAACGAGGAAAGGACCATATCTCGCAGCCAGTAGCGCCTCCCAAAAAATGCTCGCAGTCTGCCCGCACGAACAACAGGCACACTGGGAATGCAACTGTCTCGAATATGCGCTTCCTGCATCGCTTAGTAACCTAGATTATATACCATAAAGCTCGGGACAGATTCCATACACTGACAAACACAGGGTCTGTCACCTGAGTGAATGATGGTAGAATACCGCTCTCATGCACGCAATTCAGATGCGTCACACCTATGCTCTCATTATCCCCGCCCGGAATGAATCAGAATCCATTCGCAGTGTTTTGGAGCGTGTCCCGCATGGACTAATTTTCCAGGTTATCGTGGTGGATAACGGAAGCGTGGACCGAACGGCTGAGGTTGCTGCCGCTGCTGGAGCGGAAGTCGTCAGTGAATCCGCACGCGGATACGGCAGGGCTTGCATGAGCGGCTTACTCCAGGTTCACCCCTCTGTTACTGCCATTGCTTTTATGGACGCAGACTTTTCGGACAACCCCGAAGATCTGGCGCGGATGGTTATCTGCTTTAATGAAAACCAATGGGACCTGGTGGTGGGTTCACGAGTCCTTGGCAGTCCGGA
The nucleotide sequence above comes from Acidobacteriota bacterium. Encoded proteins:
- the bshC gene encoding bacillithiol biosynthesis cysteine-adding enzyme BshC gives rise to the protein MDSLSLPFSQVPKSSKLLLDYMERHENIARYYDGSPFSAETYDRLKQQLLNFHINRKTLVDVLLRQNRGFGAGDKTLQNIQRLSDTETMAVVTGQQIGLFSGPAFTLYKALTAIRLSHSLNARGLKTVPVFWLASEDHDLEEVAQTYTLNDDYEAVHLHDPGQRPAPQSPVGRVKLTESIGGVLDQLESLLPHTGERPQVIADLRAAYYPGATWSQAFAQFLTRLFDHWGVILLDPMDKTVHTLAAPIFQKALQQSEEFRSLLRDRSAELVRTGYHAQVHIAEDSTLLFVEREGNRLPIHGAGGSGKEFFIGDGETASIADLENEILDRPLNFSANVLLRPLVQDTLLPTIAYVAGPSELAYLGQSHVLYPAFGRPMPAIFPRCGFTLVDRRIERWLEKYQVGVEDVWRGRDHLTQRIASTAFSQGWSERFEQTEKDLADVLSRLRKDIEILDPTLLDTLGHAEEKIQYQIEKLKGKLTRSALSRSDVLARHEQALLRAITPEKELQERVVTGAYFLGWAGYGLLERLFDQIPADHSGHFIVSL
- a CDS encoding dihydrodipicolinate synthase family protein, with the protein product MTSKEALAQIKGIFVPVVTPFNRRGDIDEAGFRTNVRRYVEQGFDGILIAGSTGEGPYLTERERMRLVEMARPLIPAPQVLMVGTGVETTRETIQLSREAVKRGADALLVLTPGYFKNRMDSAALTAHFTTVADSVGRPVLIYSIPQFTGINIDPETIARLSRHDNIAGLKESSGKMEFLREILKKSKAGFRVLAGSALIMLDAFQAGAAGAVLGPANYIPDLCLQIYRLYLQGDLENARKLQQSILSLVQEVNVRAGIPGIKYALDFCGYRGGKPRSPLLPLSPAEERKVASALRGVGIRPRRPRAA
- the carB gene encoding carbamoyl-phosphate synthase large subunit, translating into MPKRTDIHKVLIIGSGPIVIGQACEFDYSGTQACKALKADGYEVVLVNSNPATIMTDPEFADRTYVEPLTTEYLEAIIARERPDAILPTVGGQTALNLAIELAEKGILDRYGVRLMGASPKAIKIAEDRLWFKDAMKKIGLDVPRSVLVNTVEAALKVSDQIGFPLILRPSFTLGGTGSGIAYNREELAERIRFGLDLSPVHEVLVEESVLGWKEFELEVMRDHADNAVVICSIENFDPMGVHTGDSITVAPAQTLTDKEYQIMRDAAFKVIRTVGVETGGSNIQFAVEPGTGRMVVIEMNPRVSRSSALASKATGFPIAKIAARLAMGYRLDELPNDITKKTPCCFEPTLDYVVVKIPKWAQEKFPESDPRLGTQMKSVGEVMAIGRTFKEAFMKGIRSLETGRKPPKPPSDRDDILRRVSIPNPERVWDLLYAFNAGESVETLAEITQIDPWFLDQVRQMVVMQNELKRFDMKSVPASVLREAKRLGFSDIHLGELWGVSGPEVRQKRLQESIRPVFKRVDTCSAEFESFTPYLYSTYEDEDESEPTDRKKIMILGSGPNRIGQGIEFDYCCVHASYALKEQGYETIMVNCNPETVSTDYDTSDRLYFEPLTFEDVMSIVEAEHPVGVIVQFGGQTPLNLSRHLKAAGVPIIGTSPESINLAEDRKYFGKLLRDMEIPQPENGTAMSVKEALEVAKRIGYPVLVRPSYVLGGRAMVIAYDHKVLANYVGRAEELEGAFPILIDRFLENATEVDVDALSDGTDVVIAGIMEHIEEAGIHSGDSSCVLPSVNIPEETRRTLIDYTTKLARELRVIGLMNTQYAIQNGKVHVLEVNPRASRTVPYVSKATGVPLAKIAARLMVGEKLNLFNLEPELPVHYFYVKSPVFPFQKFPGVDSVLGPEMKSTGEVMGCADGFGLAFAKAQLAAGQKIPLKGTVFISVNDHDKPHAVSLARDLAALGFRLIATRGTAAAIRAARVKVEKVYKVEEGRPNVVDHIKNSSIDLIINTPLGRTSRYDEKAIRRAAIQHGVTCITTISAATAAVNGIRAQREQGIAVACLQELHLKDQTAAQSFGISKTLNAGG
- the carA gene encoding carbamoyl-phosphate synthase small subunit, whose amino-acid sequence is MQAILALEDGKIFRGRGYGAPGERFGELVFNTSLSGYQEILTDPSYAGQIVCLTYPHIGNYGTNPLDSEASSPFAEGLVVRELAQLASNWRSVESASEFLADFGIPVISDIDTRALVRHLRTHGSMRAVLSTVDFDEQSLLRKVKESPTMVGLDLASRVTTSARYGWSEPSIDIYQEEAAKEGKFPRHVVAYDFGIKHNILRRLVDSGCKVTVIPATTSATEVLALRPDGVFLSNGPGDPEPVDYGVRNIRDLMGRVPIFGICLGHQLIGLALGGRTYKLKFGHHGGNHPVINLETNKVEITAHNHGFAVDPDSLNDSDVILTHRNLNDNTLEGLRHRSLPLFTVQYHPEASPGPHDSAYLFDQFVKLMEEFRELKG
- the lepB gene encoding signal peptidase I; its protein translation is MQEAHIRDSCIPSVPVVRAGRLRAFFGRRYWLRDMVLSSLLAVTVLLLFYQPVQVEGNSMLPLLKNHERIIVNKFAYHVESIRRGDIIVFHYPLDPAESFIKRVVGLPGDWVSIRDGQVFVNGKRVSEPYILPAYMDYETCRSVHVAQNHYYVLGDHRDVSNDSRKWGGVARKFIYGKAVFAYWPLSDAGLLH
- a CDS encoding glycosyltransferase family 2 protein; this translates as MHAIQMRHTYALIIPARNESESIRSVLERVPHGLIFQVIVVDNGSVDRTAEVAAAAGAEVVSESARGYGRACMSGLLQVHPSVTAIAFMDADFSDNPEDLARMVICFNENQWDLVVGSRVLGSPELGSLTALQRFGNWLSTQLIAIVWHVQFTDLGPLRIIRRDSLARLNMRDITFGWTVEMQARAAQLGLRVCELPVSYRRRLHGQSKVSGTICGSLRAGIRILWTILWCCLFPLEASSPKG